One part of the Corynebacterium aurimucosum ATCC 700975 genome encodes these proteins:
- the rpsA gene encoding 30S ribosomal protein S1, which produces MPTSNTPQVAINDIGTAEDFLAAVDATIKYFNDGDIVEGTVVKVDHDEVLLDIGYKTEGVIPSRELSIKHDVNPDEVVEVGDEIDALVLTKEDKEGRLILSKKRAQYERAWGAVEELHAKEEPVTGTVIEVVKGGLILDIGLRGFLPASLVEMRRVRDLEPYIGQELEAKIIELDKQRNNVVLSRRAYLEQTQSEVRSEFLHQLQKGQVRKGVVSSIVNFGAFVDLGGVDGLVHVSELSWKHIDHPSEVVTVGDEVTVEVLDVDLDRERVSLSLKATQEDPWRVFARTHAVGQIVPGKVTKLVPFGAFVRVEEGIEGLVHISELAQRHVEVPDQVVNVGQEVMVKVIDIDLERRRISLSVKQADEDYTDEFDPSKYGMADSYDEQGNYVFPEGFDPETNEWLEGYDEQRQAWEARYAESERRFNLHTAQIERNRAAAAEAAESAANSNYSSESQDAAPASDSQAEVGGSLASDEQLAALRDKLAGN; this is translated from the coding sequence ATGCCAACTTCTAACACCCCTCAGGTTGCGATCAACGACATCGGAACCGCAGAGGATTTCCTCGCTGCCGTCGACGCCACCATCAAGTACTTCAACGATGGTGACATCGTCGAGGGCACCGTGGTCAAGGTTGACCACGATGAGGTCCTGCTCGACATCGGTTACAAGACCGAAGGCGTCATCCCGTCCCGCGAGCTCTCCATCAAGCACGACGTCAACCCGGATGAGGTTGTCGAGGTCGGCGACGAGATCGACGCTCTTGTTCTCACCAAGGAGGACAAGGAAGGCCGTCTGATCCTGTCCAAGAAGCGCGCACAGTACGAGCGCGCTTGGGGCGCCGTCGAAGAGCTGCACGCCAAGGAAGAGCCGGTCACCGGTACCGTCATCGAGGTTGTCAAGGGTGGTCTCATCCTGGACATCGGCCTCCGTGGCTTCCTCCCGGCTTCCCTCGTTGAGATGCGCCGCGTTCGCGACCTGGAGCCGTACATCGGCCAGGAGCTCGAGGCCAAGATCATCGAGCTGGACAAGCAGCGCAACAACGTTGTCCTGTCCCGCCGCGCATACCTCGAGCAGACCCAGTCCGAGGTCCGCTCCGAGTTCCTGCACCAGCTGCAGAAGGGCCAGGTCCGCAAGGGCGTTGTCTCCTCCATCGTCAACTTCGGCGCCTTCGTCGATCTCGGCGGTGTCGACGGCCTGGTTCACGTTTCCGAGCTGTCCTGGAAGCACATCGACCACCCGTCCGAGGTTGTCACCGTGGGCGACGAGGTCACCGTCGAGGTTCTCGACGTCGACCTGGACCGCGAGCGCGTGTCCCTGTCCCTGAAGGCAACCCAGGAAGATCCGTGGCGCGTCTTCGCCCGCACCCACGCTGTGGGCCAGATCGTCCCGGGCAAGGTCACCAAGCTCGTTCCGTTCGGCGCCTTCGTTCGCGTCGAGGAGGGCATCGAGGGCCTCGTCCACATCTCCGAGCTGGCTCAGCGCCACGTGGAGGTTCCGGACCAGGTTGTCAACGTTGGCCAGGAAGTCATGGTCAAGGTCATCGACATCGACCTCGAGCGTCGCCGTATCTCCCTGTCTGTTAAGCAGGCAGATGAGGACTACACCGACGAGTTCGATCCGTCCAAGTACGGCATGGCTGACTCCTACGACGAGCAGGGCAACTACGTGTTCCCGGAGGGCTTCGACCCGGAGACCAACGAGTGGCTCGAGGGTTACGACGAGCAGCGCCAGGCTTGGGAGGCTCGCTACGCAGAGTCCGAGCGTCGCTTCAACCTGCACACCGCTCAGATCGAGCGCAACCGTGCTGCAGCTGCTGAGGCCGCTGAGTCTGCTGCCAACTCCAACTACTCTTCCGAGTCTCAGGATGCAGCTCCGGCATCCGATTCTCAGGCAGAGGTTGGCGGCTCCCTCGCATCCGACGAGCAGCTCGCTGCTCTGCGCGACAAGCTCGCTGGCAACTAA
- a CDS encoding class I SAM-dependent DNA methyltransferase, translated as MSSAAFSASSANRDFWDRDADSYHAEHPEYLSSFYWCPEMLHEVDVQLLGDVSSATVLELGCGSAPCTQWLQGRARFATGFDLSSGMLSHAEGGLPLVQADALALPYRDEAFDIAFSAFGALPFVAGLDQALREVHRVLRPHGRFVFSVPHPMRWVFPDDPQNLTAELSYFERAYLEQDANGELSYAEFHRTMGDWVRALQVRGSFEIRNLIEPEWPERLDITWGQWSPERGAIFPGTVIFVCEAR; from the coding sequence ATGTCTTCTGCAGCTTTTTCTGCGTCCTCAGCCAATCGTGATTTTTGGGATCGTGACGCCGATTCCTACCACGCGGAACACCCCGAGTATCTATCCTCTTTCTACTGGTGCCCCGAGATGCTGCACGAGGTTGATGTACAGCTGCTTGGCGACGTCTCCTCCGCGACCGTCCTCGAGCTCGGCTGCGGCTCCGCGCCTTGCACGCAGTGGCTACAGGGACGCGCGCGCTTTGCGACGGGCTTCGATCTCTCGTCCGGCATGCTTTCCCATGCCGAGGGTGGCCTACCGCTCGTTCAGGCTGATGCCTTAGCACTTCCCTATCGTGATGAAGCCTTTGACATCGCCTTTTCTGCCTTCGGCGCCTTGCCTTTCGTGGCCGGCCTTGACCAGGCACTGCGCGAAGTGCACCGTGTTCTGCGCCCTCATGGTCGCTTCGTCTTTTCCGTGCCACACCCAATGCGCTGGGTCTTCCCCGACGATCCCCAGAACCTCACAGCAGAACTGTCCTATTTTGAACGCGCCTACCTGGAGCAGGATGCCAACGGTGAGCTTAGCTATGCCGAGTTTCACCGCACGATGGGCGACTGGGTGCGAGCACTACAGGTTCGCGGTTCCTTCGAGATTCGCAACCTCATCGAACCCGAGTGGCCAGAGCGCCTCGACATCACGTGGGGCCAGTGGTCTCCAGAACGAGGTGCAATTTTCCCCGGCACCGTCATCTTCGTGTGCGAAGCACGTTAG
- a CDS encoding RDD family protein — protein MLLERLGIFVRRTVAWWIDAFLAAAIIVALKWLINFIADGVLSGRAGAVYDIVALALAFYVYRVWVEAATQTSLGKWSLKLEVIAEHPGIGSAAVRNSWLLLTLLALTGLPFVEATILGILGLSVLLLGQTPFDLLAGCLVERRSPTEDERAVGLA, from the coding sequence ATGCTTCTAGAACGCCTCGGGATTTTCGTGCGCCGCACAGTGGCCTGGTGGATTGATGCCTTTCTCGCCGCTGCCATCATCGTGGCGCTCAAATGGCTCATTAATTTCATCGCTGATGGAGTGCTGAGCGGTCGGGCGGGCGCTGTCTATGACATCGTCGCCCTCGCACTCGCCTTCTACGTCTACCGAGTGTGGGTAGAGGCGGCAACGCAGACCTCCCTGGGCAAGTGGTCGCTGAAGCTAGAAGTCATTGCTGAGCATCCCGGAATCGGCAGCGCAGCCGTTCGCAACAGCTGGCTCCTTCTCACACTTCTGGCGTTGACAGGACTCCCCTTCGTGGAGGCAACCATCCTGGGTATCCTCGGCCTCAGCGTCCTACTGCTGGGACAAACCCCATTCGACCTCCTCGCCGGGTGTTTGGTCGAGCGCCGCTCGCCCACCGAGGACGAGCGCGCGGTGGGCTTGGCCTAA
- the polA gene encoding DNA polymerase I produces the protein MGRVTTSQPRLLLIDGHSMAFRAFYALPAENFSTSGGQHTNAVYGFLSMLANILAEEKPDFVAVAFDVGRKTFRTDMFPEYKAQREAAPEEFRGQVELIRDVLETLGITTLSRENFEADDIVATLSTQAGADYQTFLVTGDRDYLQLVDDSTTVLYPMRGVSKLHRFTPEAVKEKYGLSPEQYPDFAALRGDPSDNLPSVPKVGEKTATKWITQYGSLDALIEHAEEIKGVAGQNFRDRIEQVKLNRQLTQMVTDMDLEVGPADLEFKGAVASEVAARFDELEFGTNLRERVLNAVPHDAAAEAAAVEEAPEVSVTVVETPLAEWLKGKEHVAVFVQGDGTPGAGDAAALALVDSAFEGLQIELADLDAKDDAALAAWLSSDAPKYLHEAKAAWHMLAGRGIELRGIAHDTALAAYLLRPGQRTYALTDVSQRHLQKSLGAATEQLSILDENPLVDQAGAIMELAAELTAQLQEIDSFELYTDLELPLVSILAQMEAAGIAVDRDVLETQRDAFIEQVNEQERAARELAGDDSLNLNSPKQLQAVLFDTFDMPKTKKTKTGYSTAAKEIEQLAATHPHPFLDHLLAHREYQKMKTTLEGLIKTIQPDGRIHTTFNQTVTSTGRLSSTEPNLQNIPVRTEAGRQIRSAFVVGEGYETLITADYSQIEMRVMAHLSADPGLIEAYREGEDLHNYVGSKVFDVPVDEVTPELRRRVKAMSYGLVYGLSAFGLSQQLGIPAREAKEIMESYFERFGGVKRYLDEVVVQARKDGYTSTVFGRRRYLPELNSDNRVARENAERAALNAPIQGTAADIIKVAMIRVDKALEALASRVLLQVHDELVVEVAPGEAEDVQRILEREMDKAIELTVPLEVSVGVGKNWDAAAH, from the coding sequence ATGGGCCGGGTGACTACTTCTCAGCCCCGACTCTTACTCATTGACGGCCACTCCATGGCTTTTCGCGCATTTTATGCATTGCCCGCGGAGAACTTTTCAACCTCGGGTGGCCAGCACACGAACGCTGTGTACGGATTCCTTTCTATGTTGGCGAATATCCTGGCCGAGGAGAAGCCAGACTTCGTCGCTGTAGCCTTCGATGTGGGCCGCAAGACCTTCCGCACCGACATGTTCCCCGAGTACAAGGCGCAGCGCGAGGCCGCCCCCGAAGAGTTCCGCGGCCAGGTTGAGCTTATTCGGGACGTACTGGAAACGCTGGGTATCACCACGCTCTCGCGCGAGAATTTCGAGGCCGATGACATCGTGGCCACGTTGTCCACCCAGGCGGGCGCGGATTATCAGACCTTCTTGGTCACCGGTGACCGCGACTATTTGCAGCTTGTCGACGACTCCACGACCGTCCTCTATCCCATGCGCGGGGTGTCCAAGCTGCATCGTTTTACTCCGGAGGCAGTGAAGGAGAAGTATGGCCTGAGCCCCGAGCAGTACCCAGATTTCGCAGCCCTGCGAGGCGACCCTTCCGATAACCTGCCGTCTGTCCCTAAGGTGGGGGAGAAAACCGCCACGAAGTGGATTACCCAGTATGGCTCCCTCGATGCCCTCATTGAGCATGCCGAAGAAATTAAGGGCGTGGCGGGGCAGAACTTCCGCGATCGCATTGAGCAGGTCAAGCTCAACCGACAGCTCACCCAGATGGTGACGGATATGGACCTAGAGGTCGGCCCGGCGGATTTGGAATTCAAGGGTGCGGTGGCTAGCGAGGTCGCGGCACGTTTCGATGAGCTGGAGTTCGGTACCAACCTGCGCGAGCGGGTCCTCAACGCTGTTCCTCATGACGCCGCCGCTGAGGCTGCTGCAGTAGAGGAAGCGCCAGAGGTATCGGTGACCGTGGTGGAGACGCCGCTGGCTGAGTGGCTCAAGGGCAAGGAACATGTCGCGGTATTCGTGCAGGGCGATGGGACTCCAGGTGCCGGAGATGCGGCAGCGCTAGCCCTGGTCGATTCAGCTTTTGAAGGGCTCCAGATTGAATTAGCGGACCTGGATGCGAAAGACGACGCCGCCCTGGCCGCGTGGTTGTCATCAGATGCACCGAAGTACTTGCACGAGGCAAAGGCTGCTTGGCACATGCTGGCGGGGCGAGGAATTGAGCTGCGTGGAATTGCCCATGACACAGCTCTCGCCGCCTACCTCCTGCGCCCGGGTCAGCGCACGTATGCGTTGACGGACGTGTCCCAGCGCCATCTGCAGAAGTCCCTGGGCGCGGCGACGGAGCAGCTTTCCATCTTGGATGAGAACCCGCTGGTGGATCAGGCCGGTGCGATTATGGAGCTGGCCGCCGAGCTGACTGCTCAACTCCAAGAGATTGACTCCTTCGAACTGTATACCGACCTTGAGTTGCCGCTCGTGAGCATCCTGGCCCAGATGGAGGCCGCTGGTATTGCCGTTGACCGTGATGTTTTGGAAACGCAGCGTGATGCTTTCATTGAGCAGGTCAATGAGCAGGAACGTGCCGCCCGCGAGCTGGCTGGTGATGATTCTCTTAATCTGAACTCCCCGAAGCAGTTGCAGGCAGTGCTCTTCGATACCTTCGATATGCCGAAGACGAAGAAGACCAAGACGGGTTATTCGACTGCCGCTAAGGAAATTGAGCAGCTTGCTGCCACGCACCCGCACCCCTTCCTAGACCACCTGCTGGCGCACCGCGAGTACCAGAAGATGAAGACGACGCTGGAGGGGCTCATCAAGACCATTCAGCCGGATGGTCGTATTCACACCACGTTTAACCAGACGGTGACCTCAACCGGACGCCTGTCGTCGACGGAGCCGAACCTGCAGAATATCCCGGTGCGCACGGAGGCTGGACGCCAGATCCGTTCGGCCTTCGTGGTTGGTGAAGGCTACGAGACCTTGATTACGGCCGACTACTCGCAGATTGAGATGCGCGTCATGGCGCACCTCTCCGCTGATCCGGGGCTCATTGAGGCCTACCGCGAGGGCGAAGACCTCCACAACTATGTCGGCTCCAAGGTCTTTGACGTTCCGGTAGACGAGGTCACCCCGGAGCTGCGCCGCCGAGTCAAGGCCATGTCCTATGGCTTGGTCTATGGTCTCTCAGCCTTCGGCTTGTCGCAACAGCTGGGAATTCCGGCACGTGAGGCCAAAGAGATTATGGAGAGCTACTTCGAGCGTTTCGGTGGCGTGAAGCGTTACCTCGACGAGGTTGTCGTGCAAGCCCGAAAGGATGGCTACACCTCCACGGTCTTCGGGCGCCGCCGTTACCTGCCGGAGTTGAACTCTGATAACCGTGTTGCCCGTGAAAATGCGGAGCGAGCCGCCTTGAACGCACCCATCCAGGGAACTGCAGCAGACATCATCAAGGTGGCCATGATCCGCGTGGACAAAGCACTGGAAGCTTTGGCCTCGCGCGTCTTGCTTCAGGTTCACGATGAGCTCGTCGTGGAGGTGGCTCCCGGCGAAGCGGAGGACGTACAGCGCATCTTGGAGCGAGAGATGGACAAGGCTATCGAGTTGACTGTGCCCCTTGAAGTTTCCGTTGGTGTGGGCAAGAACTGGGATGCTGCGGCGCACTAG
- a CDS encoding DUF368 domain-containing protein: MHYLFNAIRGALIGMAELVPGISGGTVALIVGIYERALHNANDLLSGRFKKVEWGFLVSVAVGMFAAVFGFSTILHNFVEGQVSLSSALFLGMVAVSIFVPLSMMSRFSPASIAALVIAAIAIFFVTGFTSTPVEDPNLIVVFLAAMVTVCALVLPGVSGSLILLTMGLYAPIIGAVSDRNMLVVGVFALGAVCGLAAFVKVLNYLLDNHRDITLAAMAGFMLGSLRALWPWGADQDASTPLILLMFAIGGIIVAIFIVVDRRKAASYQES; the protein is encoded by the coding sequence ATGCATTATCTTTTTAACGCCATTCGCGGCGCCCTTATTGGCATGGCCGAGTTAGTCCCCGGAATCTCCGGCGGCACCGTTGCACTCATCGTCGGTATCTATGAGCGCGCTTTGCATAACGCCAATGATCTCCTCTCCGGCCGTTTCAAGAAGGTCGAATGGGGCTTCCTCGTCTCCGTAGCCGTCGGCATGTTCGCCGCCGTTTTCGGCTTCTCCACGATCCTCCATAACTTTGTGGAGGGCCAGGTTTCGCTATCCAGCGCCCTCTTCCTCGGCATGGTCGCCGTCTCTATCTTCGTGCCGCTGAGCATGATGTCGCGTTTTTCACCCGCGTCCATAGCCGCGCTTGTTATTGCCGCCATCGCCATCTTCTTCGTCACCGGCTTTACCTCAACCCCAGTAGAAGACCCCAACCTAATCGTGGTCTTCCTAGCGGCCATGGTGACTGTGTGCGCGCTGGTTCTCCCTGGTGTCTCAGGCTCCCTTATCTTGCTGACTATGGGCCTCTACGCGCCCATCATCGGTGCAGTCTCGGACCGCAACATGCTCGTCGTGGGTGTCTTCGCACTTGGCGCGGTGTGCGGCCTCGCAGCTTTCGTCAAGGTGTTGAACTACCTGCTGGATAATCACCGCGACATTACCCTTGCGGCCATGGCCGGCTTCATGCTCGGCTCCCTGCGCGCGTTGTGGCCGTGGGGCGCTGACCAAGATGCTTCCACGCCGCTCATCCTGCTGATGTTCGCGATTGGCGGTATCATCGTGGCCATTTTCATCGTTGTGGACCGGCGCAAGGCCGCAAGCTACCAAGAGAGTTAA
- a CDS encoding ABC transporter substrate-binding protein yields MIKKTAIVGVVGALASATLSGCVTNEEPALPEGWSEPKVDEVPEIAAMYEDADGVLTVGTNPPFAPFEFKDSDGSLIGLEMDLANAVAQVLGLEFQPVEQDFSMILPAVQSGQIDLGGSGFTDTDERRENFDFVDILYAGIQWAKLTDGPNEVDPSNPCGLTVAVQRTTVSETDDLRPKQEACDGDLTILPYDTSDNAALAVLMGRADALSADSPVSAWAVNRSDGRMSMVGEMFDAAPYGFAVPKDSDLGPAVAAALQHLIDTGAYAEILDKWGVTDGLVEHAMINERPIND; encoded by the coding sequence ATGATTAAGAAAACGGCCATCGTGGGCGTCGTCGGAGCGCTAGCCTCGGCGACGCTCTCCGGCTGCGTCACCAACGAAGAGCCGGCACTGCCAGAAGGCTGGTCCGAGCCCAAGGTAGACGAAGTTCCCGAGATTGCCGCGATGTATGAGGACGCCGATGGAGTCCTCACTGTAGGCACGAACCCGCCTTTCGCACCGTTCGAGTTCAAGGATTCCGATGGCTCACTCATCGGGTTGGAAATGGACTTGGCCAATGCAGTCGCCCAAGTGTTGGGGCTCGAATTCCAGCCGGTGGAGCAAGATTTCTCCATGATCTTGCCGGCGGTTCAGTCGGGACAGATTGATCTCGGCGGTTCCGGGTTCACCGATACCGATGAGCGGCGCGAGAACTTCGACTTCGTCGATATTCTCTACGCCGGCATTCAGTGGGCGAAGCTCACTGATGGCCCCAACGAGGTAGACCCATCTAATCCCTGTGGACTCACCGTCGCGGTGCAGCGCACCACGGTGTCTGAGACCGACGATTTGCGTCCAAAGCAAGAGGCCTGCGATGGCGACCTCACTATCCTGCCTTATGACACCAGCGATAACGCTGCCCTGGCGGTCTTGATGGGCCGCGCAGACGCGCTCTCAGCAGATTCGCCGGTCTCCGCATGGGCGGTTAACCGCTCGGATGGGCGCATGTCCATGGTCGGCGAGATGTTCGACGCCGCACCCTACGGCTTCGCCGTGCCAAAGGATTCCGACCTCGGCCCTGCCGTGGCGGCCGCACTTCAGCACCTCATCGATACTGGGGCATACGCAGAGATTCTCGATAAATGGGGCGTTACCGACGGACTCGTCGAACACGCAATGATTAACGAAAGGCCGATCAATGACTAA
- a CDS encoding amino acid ABC transporter permease, whose amino-acid sequence MTNSSLPAASDSSASTTLQKIEARPLRHPWRWVFATLLALLAIWFIISSARNEAFGWGTYFQYLFDTRIATAALHTIAITILAMIIGVVGGAALAVMRMSPNPVLGGVSWVFLWLFRGTPIYVQLVFWGLLSALYQSINLGFTEISLTEVLNNAFLLSVLGLGLNEAAYMAEIVRSGISSVPEGQKEASKALGMGWWMTMRRTVLPQAMRIIIPPTGNEFISLLKTSSLVVAIPYTAEIFGRATDISAALFEPIPLLMVAATWYLAITSLLMVGQYFLERRFERGATRELTGRQLAALADAEGTIPRNVSVIPEVKN is encoded by the coding sequence ATGACTAATTCCTCTCTCCCGGCAGCGTCGGATTCGTCGGCTTCGACTACCCTACAAAAGATCGAAGCCCGCCCACTGCGCCACCCCTGGCGCTGGGTCTTCGCTACCCTCCTTGCTCTCCTTGCCATATGGTTCATCATCTCCTCGGCGCGCAACGAGGCTTTCGGGTGGGGCACCTACTTCCAGTATCTTTTTGATACTCGGATTGCTACCGCGGCACTCCACACCATTGCCATTACGATTCTGGCAATGATCATCGGCGTCGTGGGCGGCGCCGCCCTCGCCGTCATGCGTATGTCCCCCAACCCCGTGCTGGGCGGTGTGTCTTGGGTCTTCCTGTGGCTCTTCCGCGGCACCCCAATCTACGTGCAGCTCGTCTTCTGGGGTCTGCTTTCAGCTCTCTACCAATCCATCAACCTCGGTTTTACGGAAATTTCCCTCACCGAGGTACTCAATAACGCATTCCTCCTGTCCGTCTTGGGCTTGGGACTGAACGAGGCCGCGTATATGGCGGAAATTGTCCGTTCCGGTATCTCCTCTGTACCCGAAGGCCAGAAGGAAGCCAGCAAGGCCCTGGGAATGGGCTGGTGGATGACCATGCGCCGCACGGTGCTCCCGCAGGCCATGCGCATCATCATCCCGCCGACCGGCAACGAGTTCATTTCACTGCTCAAGACTTCTTCTCTTGTGGTGGCCATTCCCTACACGGCGGAGATTTTCGGCCGCGCTACGGATATCTCCGCGGCACTCTTCGAGCCCATTCCGCTACTCATGGTGGCGGCGACGTGGTACCTGGCCATCACCTCGCTTCTTATGGTGGGCCAGTACTTCTTGGAGCGCCGCTTCGAACGTGGCGCCACCCGCGAGCTCACCGGCCGCCAGCTGGCCGCGCTAGCGGATGCCGAAGGAACTATCCCCCGCAACGTCTCTGTCATCCCGGAGGTAAAGAACTAA
- a CDS encoding amino acid ABC transporter ATP-binding protein: MPTPMISAQNVHKSFGQLEVLKGIDLTVMPGEVTCLLGPSGSGKSTFLRCCNHLEKVTAGRLYIDGELIGFRERNGVLYEISEKEAAAQRQDIGMVFQQFNLFSHRTVLENIIEAPVQVKKQNPEQAKKKAMELLEKVGLAHKADAYPVQLSGGQQQRVAIARSVAMDPKLMLFDEPTSALDPELVGEVLRVMKELAADGMTMLVVTHEMGFAREVADTIVFMDGGSVIETGTPEQVLENPQHQRTKDFLSSLL, encoded by the coding sequence ATGCCGACTCCCATGATTTCCGCACAAAATGTGCACAAGTCTTTCGGTCAGCTCGAGGTGCTCAAAGGCATTGACCTCACCGTCATGCCCGGCGAGGTCACCTGCCTCTTGGGTCCCTCCGGTTCCGGCAAGTCCACCTTCCTGCGCTGTTGCAATCACTTGGAGAAGGTCACGGCCGGCCGCCTCTACATCGACGGCGAGCTCATCGGTTTCCGCGAACGTAATGGCGTGCTCTATGAAATCTCCGAGAAGGAAGCCGCAGCCCAGCGCCAGGATATCGGCATGGTCTTTCAGCAGTTCAATCTATTTAGCCACCGCACGGTCCTGGAAAACATCATCGAGGCCCCCGTTCAGGTAAAGAAGCAGAACCCGGAGCAGGCAAAGAAGAAGGCCATGGAGCTGCTGGAAAAGGTGGGCCTCGCCCACAAGGCAGACGCCTACCCGGTCCAGCTTTCCGGTGGTCAGCAGCAGCGCGTCGCCATTGCCCGCTCTGTGGCCATGGATCCAAAGCTGATGCTTTTCGACGAGCCCACCTCCGCCCTCGACCCCGAGCTCGTCGGCGAGGTGCTCCGCGTGATGAAGGAACTTGCCGCCGATGGCATGACCATGCTCGTCGTCACCCACGAGATGGGCTTTGCCCGAGAAGTCGCCGACACGATCGTCTTCATGGACGGCGGCAGCGTCATCGAAACCGGCACCCCGGAGCAGGTCCTAGAGAATCCTCAGCACCAGCGGACGAAGGATTTCCTCTCTTCGCTGCTCTAG
- the nusB gene encoding transcription antitermination factor NusB yields the protein MTRPEPNFKRHTARYRARRRAADILFEAESRDVDPVAIVEDRVELARDPENGVAPIADYTREIVSGAAEELDAIDDAIARYLSSEWSLERIPAVDRAIMRVSVWEILFNADVPNATALVEGVELASEYSNDKAAPYIHAVLDDVIQAQSADSPMAPASAEEPAEPAETAETEGDTK from the coding sequence ATGACCCGACCAGAGCCTAACTTTAAGCGGCACACCGCGCGCTACCGTGCGCGCCGCCGAGCTGCGGATATTCTCTTCGAAGCAGAATCACGCGACGTTGATCCGGTAGCTATCGTGGAAGACCGCGTCGAGCTTGCTCGCGATCCGGAAAACGGCGTGGCGCCGATCGCGGACTACACCCGCGAGATTGTCAGCGGAGCAGCTGAAGAGCTGGATGCCATCGACGATGCGATTGCTCGTTACCTCTCCAGCGAGTGGTCGCTTGAACGCATTCCCGCCGTTGACCGCGCGATCATGCGCGTATCGGTATGGGAAATCCTCTTCAACGCGGATGTTCCGAATGCTACCGCGCTTGTCGAAGGCGTGGAGCTTGCTTCCGAATACTCCAATGACAAGGCCGCGCCTTATATCCATGCGGTGCTGGATGACGTCATCCAAGCCCAGTCGGCGGATAGCCCGATGGCCCCGGCCTCTGCTGAGGAGCCCGCGGAGCCCGCTGAGACCGCGGAAACGGAAGGGGACACCAAGTAG
- the efp gene encoding elongation factor P, with the protein MADTTDFKNGLVLKIDNKLQQIVEFQHVKPGKGPAFVRTKLKDVVSGKVTDKTFNAGVKVETANVDRRDMTYLYNDGQNYVVMDDKTYEQYELPFDKFGDAGKFLLENMRVQVSFHDGEALFGELPISVDLKVEHTEPGLQGDRSNGGTKPATLETGAEIQVPLFIETGNTLKIDTRTGEYLSRVNN; encoded by the coding sequence ATGGCAGATACCACTGATTTCAAGAACGGCCTCGTTCTGAAGATCGACAACAAGCTGCAGCAGATCGTTGAATTCCAGCACGTCAAGCCTGGCAAGGGTCCTGCATTCGTGCGCACCAAGCTCAAGGATGTGGTCTCTGGCAAGGTCACCGACAAGACCTTTAACGCTGGCGTGAAGGTGGAGACCGCCAACGTTGACCGTCGCGACATGACCTACCTGTACAACGACGGCCAGAACTACGTGGTCATGGATGATAAGACCTACGAGCAGTACGAGCTGCCATTTGATAAGTTCGGCGACGCCGGCAAGTTCCTCCTGGAAAACATGCGTGTTCAGGTCTCCTTCCACGACGGCGAGGCTCTGTTCGGAGAACTGCCGATCTCCGTTGACCTGAAGGTTGAGCACACCGAGCCGGGTCTGCAGGGTGACCGCTCCAACGGTGGCACCAAGCCGGCGACGCTCGAGACCGGCGCCGAAATCCAGGTGCCGCTGTTCATCGAGACCGGTAACACCCTCAAGATCGATACCCGCACTGGCGAGTACCTCTCCCGCGTCAACAACTAA